One segment of Megachile rotundata isolate GNS110a chromosome 4, iyMegRotu1, whole genome shotgun sequence DNA contains the following:
- the LOC100874641 gene encoding mitochondrial import inner membrane translocase subunit Tim29 isoform X1, with amino-acid sequence MKYLKHFSYTFLRAVQLHVKSIYKQTFLAQMHKLTSKVINSLNNVLHKVQNFETPEKLKGTFLERWGIYWKSVCIDYTNTVVDTVNHCKERPIKATIYATLLATGVYLHKHNPDESSFREQLLQSTIKIMQIGEAVRNPVSEKHVKWLGQCYNEGIVRRMNLGIISLIWLDDYDKTYSSYKAACPYLQVQYTTFYQRIVDFGILDKWWVLESKMKDYDVNEAEFSNINDE; translated from the exons atgaaatatttaaaacatttctcATACACTTTTCTACGAGCTGTACAATTACATGTTAAGAGCATTTATAAACAAACTTTTTTAGCgcaaat GCATAAACTTACCTCAAAGGTGATAAATTCTCTTAATAATGTATTGCATAaagttcagaattttgaaacacCGGAGAAACTAAAAGGAACATTTCTTGAACGATGGG GAATATATTGGAAGAGTGTTTGTATAGATTATACGAACACAGTAGTAGATACTGTAAATCACTGCAAGGAACGTCCAATAAAAGCTACCATATATGCTACAC TTTTAGCAACCGGTGTATATTTACACAAACATAATCCAGATGAAAGTTCCTTCAGAGAACAGTTATTACAAAGTACtataaaaataatgcaaattGGAGAAGCTGTACGAAATCCAGTGTCTGAAAAACATGTAAAATGGTTAGGACAATGTTACAATGAAGGGATTGTACGACGAATGAATTTAGGtataatttctctaatttgGCTAGACGACTACGATAAAACATATTCCTCATACAAAGCTGCTTGTCCTTATCTACAAGTACAATATACTACCTTTTATCAAAGAATAgtagattttgggatattggataAATGGTGGGTTTTAGAAAGCAAAATGAAAGATTATGATGTAAATGAAGCAGAATTTAGTAACATAAATGATGaataa
- the LOC100874641 gene encoding mitochondrial import inner membrane translocase subunit Tim29 isoform X2, producing the protein MNYGKVVVFRRHKLTSKVINSLNNVLHKVQNFETPEKLKGTFLERWGIYWKSVCIDYTNTVVDTVNHCKERPIKATIYATLLATGVYLHKHNPDESSFREQLLQSTIKIMQIGEAVRNPVSEKHVKWLGQCYNEGIVRRMNLGIISLIWLDDYDKTYSSYKAACPYLQVQYTTFYQRIVDFGILDKWWVLESKMKDYDVNEAEFSNINDE; encoded by the exons ATGAATTACGGTAAAGTTGTTGTATTTCGAAGGCATAAACTTACCTCAAAGGTGATAAATTCTCTTAATAATGTATTGCATAaagttcagaattttgaaacacCGGAGAAACTAAAAGGAACATTTCTTGAACGATGGG GAATATATTGGAAGAGTGTTTGTATAGATTATACGAACACAGTAGTAGATACTGTAAATCACTGCAAGGAACGTCCAATAAAAGCTACCATATATGCTACAC TTTTAGCAACCGGTGTATATTTACACAAACATAATCCAGATGAAAGTTCCTTCAGAGAACAGTTATTACAAAGTACtataaaaataatgcaaattGGAGAAGCTGTACGAAATCCAGTGTCTGAAAAACATGTAAAATGGTTAGGACAATGTTACAATGAAGGGATTGTACGACGAATGAATTTAGGtataatttctctaatttgGCTAGACGACTACGATAAAACATATTCCTCATACAAAGCTGCTTGTCCTTATCTACAAGTACAATATACTACCTTTTATCAAAGAATAgtagattttgggatattggataAATGGTGGGTTTTAGAAAGCAAAATGAAAGATTATGATGTAAATGAAGCAGAATTTAGTAACATAAATGATGaataa